Proteins encoded by one window of Polaribacter haliotis:
- a CDS encoding GNAT family N-acetyltransferase, translating to MDNSISIRTANLNDLETLLEFEQGVIKAEKPLDPFLGEGDLYYYNIPELISAKNIHLIVAVSNTELVASGYVRIESSKHYHKNPTHGYVGFIYVKPEFRGKRISSSILESLKSWSKNKGLKELRLDVYHNNPSAIKPYERFGFNKSMINMRMDI from the coding sequence ATGGATAATTCTATTTCAATTAGAACCGCAAATTTAAACGATTTAGAAACCTTATTAGAGTTCGAGCAAGGAGTTATTAAAGCCGAAAAACCATTAGATCCTTTTTTAGGAGAAGGTGATTTATATTATTACAATATTCCTGAACTGATTTCTGCAAAAAACATTCATTTAATTGTTGCTGTTTCTAATACAGAATTAGTTGCTTCTGGTTATGTAAGAATAGAGAGCTCTAAACATTATCACAAAAATCCAACACATGGTTATGTAGGTTTTATCTACGTAAAACCAGAGTTTAGAGGGAAAAGAATTAGCAGTTCTATTTTAGAATCTTTAAAAAGTTGGTCAAAAAATAAAGGTTTAAAAGAATTAAGATTAGACGTATATCACAACAATCCGTCCGCAATAAAACCTTACGAACGTTTTGGTTTTAATAAGAGTATGATTAATATGAGAATGGATATTTAA